The Hymenobacter swuensis DY53 genome includes the window GGCCCGCCGCTCCGATAGGGGCTGGTTGATGGCGTCCGAGCCGCTGGCATCAGTGTGGCCTTCAATCAGTACGTTGGTATCGGGGTATTTCTTCAGGACTTCGGCCATTTTCTGGATTTCCGTCATGGAAGCAGCCCGCAGGTCGCTTTTGTTGGTATCGAAGAGGATACCCGAGTCGAAGGTGATTTTAATGCCCTCTCCTACGCGCTCCACTTTGGCGTTCTGCATATCACGCTGCAGTTCTTCGGCCTGCTTGTCCATTTTGCGGCCGATGAGTGCCCCACCGGTACCACCCACGGCAGCACCGATGATAGCGCCGGCAGCCGTGCCGTTTTTGCCGCCGATTACGCGTCCTAGTACGCCACCAACTACGGCTCCGCCACCAGCACCGAGCAGACCGCCTTTAGCCGTTTTGCTCATGCCGGTTTTGCGAGGACCCGTACCGTTGGTATCGGCTTCCGGAATGTTGGGGTTGCGGGTGGTGGCGCAGGAGCTCACGAAGAGCACGAAGGCCATGAGCAAGGTCAGAAGCGAATTGCGAGATGTCATGGTAGTAAAGCTTGGGTGAGAGAGAAGAACCGGATTGATCGGTTTCCGGGGTACTTACTGTGGTTTGGTTAAAAATGTTCGGCAAATATAAGCTCAACGCTATACCAGCCGATATTCAGGCAGCAGCCTTTCGGTAGGCCATACCGAAAAGCCCGTTAAACTCGCCAAATGCGCGTTTAACGGGCTTTGCCAAAAAGCTTGCCGAAAATTACGAACGTATTCGCCGGCACTCTACCGAACAGAGGTAGCAGCCTCAGGAACAGCAACTTCGACGGGTTTCAGCATAGTCAGCAATTCCGTAAGTTTCTGCTTCAACTCCTTGCGGTCCACAATGAAATCGAGGAAGCCGTGTTCCAACACAAATTCGGCACTCTGGAAGCCCTTGGGTAAATCTTTGCCGATGGTTTCTTTGATAACGCGCGGCCCAGCAAAGCCGATAAGTGCGCCGGGCTCAGCAATGTTGAAGTCGCCGAGCATGGCAAAGGAAGCCGTTACGCCGCCCGTGGTGGGGTCCGTCAGCAGAGAAATATAGGGTAAGCCGGCTTCGGACAGCAGCGCCAGCTTGGCCGAGGTTTTGGCCATCTGCATAAGGGAGAAGCCAGCTTCCATCATGCGGGCCCCACCGGAGCGGGAAATCATGAGAAAGGGCAGGCGGTTCTGCCGGGCATAGTCGATGGCGCGGGCAATCTTCTCCCCCACCACCGAGCCCATCGAGCCCCCGATAAACTTGAAATCCATGGCTGCTACCACCAAGCCCAGGCCATTCAGCTGGCCGTGGGCCGAGCGCACCGCATCTTTCAGGCCGGTACTTTTTTCAGTAGCGGCTACGCGCTGCGGGTAGGCCTTGGTATCCACAAAGCCCAATGGGTCGGCCGAATGCATATCGGCATCCAGTTCCTGGTACTGGTGATTATCGAAGAGAAAATCGAAGTAGTCGGCGGCATCAATCCGGTCGTGGTGGCCGCAGTTGCCACAGGTAGCTAGCAGGCGCTTATGCTCAGCCATCGTGGCCACGGTTTTGCACTCGGGGCACTTGTACCACAGGCCGTCGGGCGTCTCTTTTTTCTGCTCCGTCGGCGTGACGATACCTTTTTCTTTACGCTTGAACCAGGATGACATATTTCAGATGGGATGCTTAGGTCAGTGAGAGAGGAAAAGGCCGGCGACGGTTGCCCCTGCGGCCCCGGCTGCCAAGGTGCAAGTTACGGCAGAATCCAAAAGCACGAAACGAGAATCAAGGTAAGACAAAGATTGAGGATGTGGTAGCCCAACCAGAGCAGCGGCCGGTAGTACATCCGGCAGGCACGGCTTACCTTGCCGTTCAATACATCTGCGCCTGATGCCGCAGTCCTGAAGTTGTACGCTCAATCTTTTCTCTCCGTGAAAAACCTGCCTGCTTTTGTTTTCGGTGCGCTGCTGGCGGCTACGGCTCTGCCGGGCTGCGTGGCCTCCAAAAAATATGACGACCTAAAAGCCCGTCAGACGGCTACTGAACAAGCCAAAACCGACCTGGAACGCCAGCAGCGCCAAGCCGTGACGGAGCTTAAAAAGGCCTCCGATGAGCTGGCGCAGCTGCGGGTGGAAACCCGCCGTTTGGTAGATGACTCCACCGAAACCGGCCGTAACCTGCGCCGTACCCGCCAGCTCAACACCCAGCTCACCGACAGCTACGACAAGCTGCTGAAGAACTCCGACCGGGCCATGGCCGATAAATCGGCGGATTACAACAAGGTAGCCAAGGACTTGGCCCGCCGCGAAGCCGAGCTGGGCGAGTTGGATACCAACCTGCGCAAGAGCCGCGCCGATATCGACAAGCTCACGGCTGACCTCACGGCCCGCGAGGCGCGCCTGGCCGAACTGCAGAAAGCCCTGGCCGAGAAGGACAAGGCCGTGGACGCCCTCAAAGCCAGCGTGAGCAACGCCTTGCGCGGCTTCCAGGGCACTGATCTGCAGGTGAAGATGAAAGACGGCAAGGTATACGTTTCGCTTTCTGAGCAGCTCCTGTTCAAATCGGGCTCCACTAAAGTAGACCCCAAAGGCCAAGAGGCATTGAAGCAACTGGCCACGGTGCTCCAGCAGCAGCCCGACGTGAACGTAGTGGTGGAAGGCCACACCGATAACGTACCCTTCAGCCGCCCGGCCGGTGCGATGCAGGACAACTGGGACCTGAGCGTGCTGCGCGCCACCGAAATTGCGCGGCTGCTTACCGCCGGCGGCGTGCAGCCGGACCGCGTAACGGCCTCGGGCCGCAGCCAGTACGTGCCCGTAGCTGCCAACGACTCGCCCCAGAACAAGGCGCTCAACCGCCGCACCGAAATTATCCTGACGCCTAAGCTCAACGAGCTGCTCAAGATTCTGGACAGCAACTCCACGGCGGGGGGGAAATAGGATTTTGGTATCTTACTTATTCTTCCCGGATTACCTCTAAATGACTTATTCGATGAAAACTACTTACCCCATGTTTCGGCTGCTCGTTGTTGCCGGGCTGCTGTGTGCCAGCTTTGCTGCGCATGCTACCCACTACTTGGCTGGCAACATTACGTACCGTCGTTACCTGCAGACCAATCAGTATGAAGTCCAGGTTATTCTGTATACAGATGCCGGTCCTAATGCCGTTGATGAACCTGCAACAGAGCTGCATTGCTTGCCCAATCTGGAAGCCGGGTGCGCTGCCGCTTTACAGAATGATATCAGTATGCAGCTACTGCGGCAACGTTTCGAACTGATCAACCCAGCCCAGTGTGGCGCCTCCAACGTCAAGAAAAATTTCTACACCGGTTTGGTTACCCTCCCGCCGAACCGCTGGACGCTCCTGGTTGATAACGTCAATCGAAGGGCAGGAATTATCAACATCAACAATTCGGTAAATACCAGCGGCACCATTTCCGCAACTTTGGATAACTCAACCGGGCTGTTCAATAACTCTCCAGAATTCGTTTCCACCGAAATACTGAGCCTGAACGGCAACCAATACCATCGGTTTACGGCAAAGGCTGCTGAGGTTGATGGCGACTCAGTAGCATACGAATTTGTTGCTCCCCAGCAAGGCTTCAAGGCTCAAGGCTGCCCTCAACCTGCAGGTGGCTTCTACCAGCCGCCCCATTTCCGGCTTGATGCCGTTACGGGCGTATTGGAAACGGTACCCTTCACACTCGTTCAGGGCGACTATGTTATTGCCATCCAGGCAAATGAATTCCGTCGACTGAACGGTAGGTGGACCAAAATCGGCAGCGTGCAGCGCGACATGCTGTATACGGTGCGGGCTGCTTCTGCAACCAATACCAATCCTCGTTTCAGTGTGCTACAGCGCGGTAGCGCAACCTTAGATTTCATGCAAGCTATTCCCGTAAATCCTGGGCAAACGGTTGACCTGACGTTAACTGCCGCCGACCCTGATGCCGGCCAGCAGCTTGCTTTTAGCAGCTTCACGCCCACGATATACAGTGCGCTGTACCCATTCGCCAGCTTTCCGGCCGTACAGAAACTATCGGCCACCCAGGGCCGCCTGACCTGGCAGGTACCCGCTTCCCTGCCTTTGGGCCTTTACCAGTTCGGCCTGACAGTTACGGACGACTTTTGCCCGCAGAGTGGTCGGGAAATCCGGTCTATTGCCTTTGAGGTAACAAACCGGGTTCTTACAGCCTCGACAAAAGCAATAGGCAACGTTATAACAGCGTATCCCATGCCTTTTCATGACCAAGTTCAGTTTCAGTTGCCCCGCAGCCGGAGCCAGCAGATACTTATCACAGATGAAGTAGGACGCACTGTAGCCCAGCTCACCAGCCGGGCCGATGGTACGGTGGTATGGCAGCCAGCCGGTTCCGTCAAGCCAGGAACCTATCTGGCCCGAACTACAGAAGGCTCTTATTCGGTGCGCCTAGTTCATTACTAGTAGTGCTTCCCTGAGTTTACAGTGCAATGGTCAGCTTCCGACGGGAGCTGACCATTCTTATATCCACCCGAAGCAATGGCCCTACTGCACTAAAGCGCGCACAACCGGCAATGCCCGGCCGGCCCACTGGCGCATGTGCAGGCCAGAGTAGTGCAGGCCATCGGGCGCAAACTGGGCCGCCTCATAGTTGGTGGCACGGGTCAGGTCAGTGATGTTGATAAACTCAACCGTCACGGTTGCGCACTCCTCGCGGGCCACGGCGTTAAACTGGTCGATTTCCTGACTGATGCGGGCCTGCGGATACCCCCGGCCAGCGGGAGTTTGACCCCAGTCCGGGATGGATAGCACGAACACGCGGCGGGGGCGTCCTCCGGCGAATCGGATGGCCATTTGCAGCAGCTGGCGAAATTCTACGCGGTAGGTATCCAGCGGCAGCCCCCGAAACTGGTTGTTCACCCCAATCATCAACGACACCAGCTCGTAGGTTTTGGAGTTATTGGCCGTTGCAATGCCCTGCTGCAGCTCACTGGTGGTCCAGCCGGTCCGGGCAATAATATCGGGCGACTGTATGCCCTCGGCCTGAGCCAGACCGGCCAGCTGCACGCCCCACCGGTCCTCAGCCGGTACGCTCTGCCCAATGGTGTACGAGTCACCAAGTGCCAGAAAGCTAACGGCCTGAACGGGAGCCTCGGGTGGCGTAACAGGAGGCGCGGGCACTGGGTCGTTTTTCTGTGAACTACAGCCTAATACCCACACCCAAACCAGGAAAGCAAGCAGAATACGCACCATACAAAACACTATTGAGTGCAGACGTACGAACCCCCAGTCCCCGCCAGATTGCCCCCTTTCGCCGCTAACCAGAAACGCCGCCCGACTACCTGTCGGGCGGCGCTTTTAGTTATAGATGATACCCTCGGTGGAAGCTTAGCCGATGGCCTGCTGCAAATCGTCAATCAGGTCCTCTACATCCTCAATGCCCACGCTCAGACGGATCAGCGAGTCGGATAAACCGGCTTTGCGGCGCTCCTCGGCCGGGATGCTGGCGTGCGTCATGGTGGCGGGGTGGCCCGAGAGGCTTTCCACGCCGCCCAGGCTTTCAGCCAGGGAGAACAGCTGGAATTTCTCGAGGCAGGCAATGGCATCCTTCTTCCGGTCACCTTTCAACACGAAGGAAATCATGCCGCCGAAGTCGCGCATCTGCTGAGCGGCCACGGCGTGGTTGGGGTGGTCCTCGAAACCGGGCCAATACACTTTCTCCACTTTGGGATGCGCCTTGAGGTACTCGGCCACTTTGCGGCCGTTTTCGCAGTGGCGCTGCATACGCACGTGCAGTGTTTTAAGGCCACGCAGCACCAGAAAGCAGTCCTGGGGGCCAGGGGTGCCACCGCAGGCGTTCTGGTAGAAGCTCAGACGCTGGTGCAATTCGTCGTCATTCACCACCACGGCACCCATTACCGTATCG containing:
- a CDS encoding OmpA/MotB family protein, with translation MKNLPAFVFGALLAATALPGCVASKKYDDLKARQTATEQAKTDLERQQRQAVTELKKASDELAQLRVETRRLVDDSTETGRNLRRTRQLNTQLTDSYDKLLKNSDRAMADKSADYNKVAKDLARREAELGELDTNLRKSRADIDKLTADLTAREARLAELQKALAEKDKAVDALKASVSNALRGFQGTDLQVKMKDGKVYVSLSEQLLFKSGSTKVDPKGQEALKQLATVLQQQPDVNVVVEGHTDNVPFSRPAGAMQDNWDLSVLRATEIARLLTAGGVQPDRVTASGRSQYVPVAANDSPQNKALNRRTEIILTPKLNELLKILDSNSTAGGK
- a CDS encoding OmpA family protein; amino-acid sequence: MAFVLFVSSCATTRNPNIPEADTNGTGPRKTGMSKTAKGGLLGAGGGAVVGGVLGRVIGGKNGTAAGAIIGAAVGGTGGALIGRKMDKQAEELQRDMQNAKVERVGEGIKITFDSGILFDTNKSDLRAASMTEIQKMAEVLKKYPDTNVLIEGHTDASGSDAINQPLSERRAQAVANYTTSQGVDAARVSTQGYGSSQPIGDNTTVEGKQANRRVEVAIFANEKMKKAAEKGTL
- a CDS encoding SGNH/GDSL hydrolase family protein — encoded protein: MVRILLAFLVWVWVLGCSSQKNDPVPAPPVTPPEAPVQAVSFLALGDSYTIGQSVPAEDRWGVQLAGLAQAEGIQSPDIIARTGWTTSELQQGIATANNSKTYELVSLMIGVNNQFRGLPLDTYRVEFRQLLQMAIRFAGGRPRRVFVLSIPDWGQTPAGRGYPQARISQEIDQFNAVAREECATVTVEFINITDLTRATNYEAAQFAPDGLHYSGLHMRQWAGRALPVVRALVQ
- the accD gene encoding acetyl-CoA carboxylase, carboxyltransferase subunit beta, which codes for MSSWFKRKEKGIVTPTEQKKETPDGLWYKCPECKTVATMAEHKRLLATCGNCGHHDRIDAADYFDFLFDNHQYQELDADMHSADPLGFVDTKAYPQRVAATEKSTGLKDAVRSAHGQLNGLGLVVAAMDFKFIGGSMGSVVGEKIARAIDYARQNRLPFLMISRSGGARMMEAGFSLMQMAKTSAKLALLSEAGLPYISLLTDPTTGGVTASFAMLGDFNIAEPGALIGFAGPRVIKETIGKDLPKGFQSAEFVLEHGFLDFIVDRKELKQKLTELLTMLKPVEVAVPEAATSVR